The genomic segment GATGAAGGGCCGCGAACGCCAGAACATCTATCGGGGGCGCCAATACACCAACGCCGGCGGCGTCGTCCATTGCGTCTGGCACAACTCGGTCTTGACGGACGAGCGCGGCGCGGTCGTCTCGATCATGTCGCTGATCCAGGATTTATCCGGGCAAGTCCGGCTGGAGCAGCAATTCCATCAAGCCCAGAAGATGGATGCCATCGGACGCCTCGCAGGCGGCATCGCGCACGACTTCAACAATTTATTGACGGTCATCAACGGCTACAGCGATCTGGCCCTCACGAACCGCAGCATTCCGCCGCGTGTCCAAAACGGGCTGCAGCAGATTCTCAATGCCGGCCATCGCGCCGCCGCGCTCACGCATCAACTGCTGGCCTTCAGCCGCCAGCAGGTCATGCAGCCGCAGGTCCTGAACGTCAACTCCATCGTCGTCAACATGGAGAAGCTGCTGCGCCGCCTGATCGGCGAAAACATCAAGCTGATCTGCCGGCTGGACGAGAAGATCGGCCGCATCAAAGCCGATCCCGGCCAAATCGAACAAATCGTGATGAACCTGGCCGTCAACGCTCGCGATGCCATGCCGCACGGCGGGCAGCTGATCATCGAAACCCAGCATGTGGAACTGGACGACGCCTTTCTCTCCGCGCAGGCACCGGCATTGTCCCCCGGCTCGTATGCCATGCTGGCGATCCAGGATACCGGCATCGGCATGGATGAAGCCACGCTCCTGCGCATCTTCGAACCGTTTTTCACGACGAAGGGACCGGGAAAAGGCACGGGGCTCGGCTTGGCGACCGTGCATGGGATTGTGCAGCAGAGCAACGGGTTGATTACCGTCTCCAGCCAGGTCGGGCAGGGCACCAGATTTCAGATTTACTTCCCGCGCGTCACGGGCACGGTCCAGCAGCCCTCGAAAACGGCGCTTCCCCAGGCGGCGGTCAGAGGGTCCGAGACCGTCCTCCTGGTGGAGGACGAGCCGATCGTGCGAGCCTTCGCCCGCCAAGTGCTGACGGACCATGGCTACGCCGTGCTGGAAGCGGCCACCGCCGAAGAAGCCCTCTTTTTGAGCAACGGCTACGACAACACCATTCATCTCTTGCTGTCCGATGTGGTGCTGCCCTCGGGCGGCGGGCCGCTCCTCGCCAAACACTTGCGCAATCAACGGTCCACGATCAAAGTGCTGTTGATGTCGGGCTACATCGATCGCGGCTTCAGCATCGCCGACAACCTGGCCGATACGACGCCATTCATCCAGAAACCCTTCACCCAGGAAGTACTGCTGCAAAAAATCCGTAGCGTGCTCGACACACCGGAAACGAACTCGGACTCCGCCCAACAGCTGTCCTGGCTTACCTAATCCGAGGCTCAGCAGCGGCCCGGAACCGCGGCCACTGGAGCAGCGCCCAGGCGATACCGCCACCGATCAGGCTGCCGAGCGCCCAACCGCCCAACACGTCGGTTACATAGTGGGCGCCGATATAGACACGGGAGAACCCCACCAGCGCGACGATCGGCCAGCTGATCCAGCCGGTTTTTGGATAGAGCACCTGGAGGAAGGCCGCTGCGGCAGCCGTGTTCATCGCATGGTTGGAGGGGAAGCTGAAGAGCCGCCCGCAGGCGCCTCCCCCGACGACAATGGCTTCATGCAGCGCCTGACAGGGCCGCACACGCGCGAAGGCCCACTTCAGCTGCCCGCCCAGAAAATCCGACAACCCGATCGCGCCGGCCAAAAACGGACTGCCTAGCAACGCCTCCCACCGACGGCGCAAGATCCAATAGGCCAGCGCGCAGGCCACCGGCAGATAGAGGGAGCTGGTGGCGCTGAGACGAAGAAAGAGATGATCGAAGAATTCCGATCGGCCTGCTAACCCATTGATAGAGAGAAAGAGGGATTCGTCAAGGCTCATACAGAATCACTGGCGTGGGGGATGACCGGCATTACTCGCTTCCCCCTTGCCATGCGCCCCATGCCTCTCGCCTTTCACTTACTTTGTCCGAAAGTGGATGCGAACGGTCAACTCCCCGTCGATCACGTCATCGCCCTTCATCTGGGGGTCGAACGTCCATTTCTTCAGCGCGGCAATGCCGGCAGCGGTCAGTTCACGATGCTTGGCAGGCTCCAATACCACGACGGTCACCTTGGACTCCTTCGACACCAGCACCCTGGCTTTCATCCAATCGTCGAGTTCCTGTCCATCGAGGGATGGCGGCACCGCCGGCCAGGGCGTCGCTTTCGCCACCGGCCCCAGCTGCTGGTCCTTGTTGAGCGACAACCCGTGCACATGCACTTCCGGCAGCTCAAGCATATCCTCCTGATGGTCCGACGCATGCGTCGCCTCATCGCCAGCCGCCGCCAATACGGCAGCCGGGAGGCAAAAATAGAATCCGAGCACCACTATCCTGAAGTAGGATATGTTCATCGTAACCACACCTCTCATCCCCATCCCTATCTTCCTCAAAAGCTTTCTCATACTATCAGATGCCCAACAAGGTCATCCAGCAAGGCCGCAGGGAGCCCGCCGACTGAGGCGTACCCTTGCGGTACGTCGCAGGGAGACGGGCGACTGAGAACGATGCTGGGGACCTTATTGAGCATCTGAATTAGAAGAACCATTGGCCGCGAAAGAAGAACGACCGTGGCATCCCCGCGTGCGAGACGCCCAAGCCAATGCTCCCTTCGCCGCGATTGATGTAGTACTTCTGATCGAACAGATTGACCACATCGAATCCGAGCACAAACTTCTGCCCGTCCCACGGCAACGGAATCACATGTGTAATCGACGTATTGAAGACGGTATAGGACTGGCTATGGGTCGAATTTGTCTTCGCATCCTCATCCGCCGCCGTCCGCAGCCCCGAGCCGAACAGCATCTGCCCGCTCACGGTCGTCCGCTCCTGAAAGCGATAGCTGACCAGAGCCGAACTCGT from the Nitrospira sp. genome contains:
- a CDS encoding PAS domain S-box protein, which produces MADPQDSPSDQQGDDLFRLVVDAAPNGLLLTNQDGRIILANAEIERMFGYRGEELAGQSVELLMPTRFSPDHTRHRHSFNQAPTARAMGVGRDLYGRRKDGAEFPIEIGLNPVSLPSGMHYLASIIDITARKQSEQDLRQSHAELERRVQERTAELVTINAALREGEERYRLLADATFDGIAIHHQGIIIEANPGLERMFGYAPGELLGTPILNLVDEEAREKVAGGEHNPCECMGRRKDGSTFAEEVIVKPYRYKSQDMHLVAIRDITERKRAEKALQSAYQQLSFHIENTPLAVIEWTADFRLQRWSPQAEKIFGWPAKDVEGKYHHEWRFVFTDDKEALHSVIERLMKGRERQNIYRGRQYTNAGGVVHCVWHNSVLTDERGAVVSIMSLIQDLSGQVRLEQQFHQAQKMDAIGRLAGGIAHDFNNLLTVINGYSDLALTNRSIPPRVQNGLQQILNAGHRAAALTHQLLAFSRQQVMQPQVLNVNSIVVNMEKLLRRLIGENIKLICRLDEKIGRIKADPGQIEQIVMNLAVNARDAMPHGGQLIIETQHVELDDAFLSAQAPALSPGSYAMLAIQDTGIGMDEATLLRIFEPFFTTKGPGKGTGLGLATVHGIVQQSNGLITVSSQVGQGTRFQIYFPRVTGTVQQPSKTALPQAAVRGSETVLLVEDEPIVRAFARQVLTDHGYAVLEAATAEEALFLSNGYDNTIHLLLSDVVLPSGGGPLLAKHLRNQRSTIKVLLMSGYIDRGFSIADNLADTTPFIQKPFTQEVLLQKIRSVLDTPETNSDSAQQLSWLT
- a CDS encoding phosphatase PAP2 family protein, translated to MSLDESLFLSINGLAGRSEFFDHLFLRLSATSSLYLPVACALAYWILRRRWEALLGSPFLAGAIGLSDFLGGQLKWAFARVRPCQALHEAIVVGGGACGRLFSFPSNHAMNTAAAAAFLQVLYPKTGWISWPIVALVGFSRVYIGAHYVTDVLGGWALGSLIGGGIAWALLQWPRFRAAAEPRIR
- a CDS encoding energy transducer TonB, with protein sequence MNISYFRIVVLGFYFCLPAAVLAAAGDEATHASDHQEDMLELPEVHVHGLSLNKDQQLGPVAKATPWPAVPPSLDGQELDDWMKARVLVSKESKVTVVVLEPAKHRELTAAGIAALKKWTFDPQMKGDDVIDGELTVRIHFRTK